The following is a genomic window from Adhaeribacter radiodurans.
CGTACGCCCACTTTACCGGCTGGTAACTGCGGAAACACATGCTGACCAAAAATAGCCGTTGGAGCAGGATTTTGCAGCACTCCTTCTTTTATCATGATAGAGGCACCCCCCGGAATTAACTCTTCGCCGGGTTGAAAAATAAGTTTTACTGTACCTTCAAACTGGTCGCGCAGCCCACTTAAAATTCGAGCCGTTCCTAACAACGATGAAGTATGCACATCATGCCCGCAAGCATGCATTACTCCTTCGTTTTTTGATTTATACGGCACCTCATTTTGTTCCGTAATGGGTAAAGCATCCATGTCGCCGCGTAGAGCTACTATTTTTTTATCTGGATTCTTTCCTTTTATCAATGCCGTTACACCCGTTTTGGCAAGTGTAACAGGTTCTAAACCAAAAGATTTTAATTGTTCCGTTACCAATGCGGCTGTTTGGTATTCCTGGAAAGAAAGCTCAGGATTAGCGTGTAAATGCTGACGAATTTTTATTATATCCGGGGCAAATTCACGAGCCAACTTTTTTACGGTATCTTTCAGTTCAGACATTTATTATAGTTTTAAGTTAAAAGTTGAAAGTTATAAGTAACCAATGAGAAATAGCAATTTATAAATAGTAAATACCACTTACCGGTTAACATTAATTTGGTCAGAAATAATCAGAGCATTGGGCGAAATATCTTTTATGCGGGAAAGCACTTGTTGTGCTTCGATTCGGTTCAGGTAATCGCCAATTTTAAGCCGGAACGTAGGCTGACGGTATTGCAGGTAATCACGTTCTTCCGGTATCCGATCAATAATAGCCCGTCGCATTTCCATGGCCGTTTTTCTTTCGGTTCCGGTATAAGCTAAAATTCGATATCCCTGCGCGTACTTAATCGCCTTATTGGCATTAGCTACTGTATCGATTAAAGCTAGCACCCGGTTATTTACATGATGCGTAGGAGTAACACTAACAACTGGCTCCGAAACCGGCTTCGTTTCGTTTGATGTTTCAGTGGGTGGAGCTGGAAACTTTGGTCGGAAAGCACTTAGATCTTCTGCTGCCGCTGTTGTCACTGATTTAGATACTGTACCAGGAGTACGTGCACAGGAAATAAGAACCAAAAAACATAAAACCAGTCCGTTAATTTTGATTTTTTTCATATTTCATTAATTGCACTCCCGCCGAGGTACCAATGCGATCGGCACCAGCCTGAATTAGTTCTTTAGCAAAGGCAATGTCCCGGATACCTCCTGAAGCTTTAATACGCACTTTTTCTGGTAAGTATTGCCGCATTAACTCCACATCTGCCACAGTAGCACCACGACTGGCAAATCCGGTAGAAGTTTTTACAAAATCTGCCTCGGCCTGGGCACACAAGTAACACGCTTGAATAATTTCCTCTTCCGTTAGTAAAGCAGTTTCAATAATTACCTTTAATAATCCGCCGCGTAAATGACAAAGAGTAGCTAATTCACCTACTTCGTTTTCTACATCGGCCAAGCGGTCAGATTTAAAAGCAGCTAAATTAAGCACCATATCAATTTCGGAAGCACCCGCACTTAAAGCTTTATGCGCTTCAAAAAACTTTACCTCCGCGGTTTGATAGCCCAACGGAAAACCTATAACCGTAGCAATATTAACCTGACTATCGACCAACGTGTTAGCAGCTATTTTTACATAGCAGGGTGGCACACAAACTGCGGCAAACTGATACGTAGTAGCTTCGGCACACAACTGCTTAATCATACGCTCATCGGCATCGGGCCGAAGAAGCGTATGATCAATGTAGCTGGCAATATTAAAATCTGATATGTGAGAATTAGTCTTCAATGATTACACAACGGTGGTTGAGCACATCCTGTTCTACGCTTTTGTACTTAACATCGCGTACAATCCGGCCATCATTATACTGTACACTAACTTTATCGTTACGGCCGGCAACTTTGTGCGACCTGGCGGGTACAGCTTTTACAACCGCCTGAGCTTCGGCAGCTTCTTCGGTAGCCGGGCCTTCCAGAACAGAATGAACTTCTTCTTTTTGAATTTTTAAAGCCGGAGCTTTGGGTTGCCGGGGTTGCCGGGCTTCTTGTACTTCTTCGGGTCTCTGTACCGGAATATCGGCTTTAAACAGGAAAGAAACAGTTTCTTCGTTTACCTTACCAATCATCCGCTTAAATAACTCAAACGATTCAAACTTATAAATTAACAACGGGTCTTTCTGCTCGTAAACGGCATTCTGCACCGACTGCTTCAAATCGTCCATTTCGCGTAAATGCTGGGTCCAGGCCTGGTCGATGGTAGCTAAAGTAATGGCTTTCTCCATTTCTTTAATCAACTCCCGGGAATGCGTTTGGTAAGCCTTCTCCAGATTTGCCATTGCCGTAATTTGCTTACGTCCATCGGTAAATGGAACCGCAATGGTTTCAATCATAGACCGGTTCTGGTAAATATCCGTAATAATCGGGAAGGAATGTTCTGCGATGGCTTTATTCTTATCTAAGTAGAAGTTAAGCGCTTCGTTGTACAACCGCTCCGTTAAATCGGTAGCTGATTGGCTTGCTAATTCACTGGCAATAATAGTTGTATCAAAGCCAAATACCCGAATAATATTTAAGCTAAAATCATCAAAATCGCCACTGCCCTTGTGGTTCTGTACCATATCTTCGCTCAGATCATAGATCATGTTCCAGATATCCAGTTCCAAACGCTCGCCATAAAGTGCATTACGACGACGACGGTATACTACTTCGCGCTGCGCGTTCATTACGTCGTCGTACTCCAGCAAACGCTTCCGGATACCAAAGTTATTTTCTTCTACTTTTTTCTGCGCTCTTTCAATAGAGTTAGAAATCATAGAGTGCTGAATAACTTCTCCTTCTTCTAAGCCTAACCGGTCCATGAGTTTAGCAATTCTTTCTGAACCGAATAAACGCATTAAACTATCATCCAAGCTCACAAAAAATTGAGAAGAACCTGGGTCACCTTGCCGGCCAGAACGACCGCGCAACTGACGGTCTACCCGCCGGGATTCGTGACGCTCGGTACCAATAATAGCCAAACCACCAGCATGCTTTGATTCTGGAGTTAATTTAATGTCAGTACCACGACCTGCCATGTTGGTAGCAATAGTTACGGTGCTAGGCTTACCTGCTTCCGCTACAATTTCTGCTTCTTTCTGGTGTAGTTTCGCGTTCAGTACCTGGTGCGGAATTTTCCGGATTTGCAGCATTCGACTTACTAATTCGGAAATTTCTACAGAGGTAGTACCTACCAGTACCGGGCGGCCCGCAGAAGTTAACTCCTGAATCTCTTCGGCTACTGCATTAAATTTTTCGCGTACAGTTTTATAAACTTTATCGTGGCGGTCTTCGCGCACCACCTGTCTGTTAGTAGGAATAGTAACTACATCCAGTTTATAAATTTCCCAGAATTCACCGGCTTCGGTTTCAGCAGTACCGGTCATACCACACAGTTTGTGGTACATCCGGAAGTAATTTTGTAAAGTAACCGTAGCGTAGGTTTGGGTCGCATCTTCTACCCGCACGTTTTCTTTAGCTTCAATTGCCTGGTGTAAACCATCGGAATAACGACGGCCTTCCATTACCCGGCCGGTTTGCTCATCTACAATTTTTACTTTCCGATCTTCCGTAACAATGTATTCTACGTCTTTTTCGAATAAGGTATAAGCTTTTAGTAATTGGTTAATGGTATGAACCCGCTGCGATTTCTCAGCGAAATCATTCATTAACTTTTCTTTGCGGTGCAAACGCTCCTCATCCGAAATAGTCTTATCGTTTTCAATTGAGGCTAACTCGGTACCAATATCCGGCATAATAAAGAAGTTAGGATCTTCTCCCTGGCCGGTAATCATATCAAGCCCTTTTTCGGTTAACTCAATGTTGTTATTTTTTTCGTCGATGGTAAAGTAAAGCGGCTCATCGGCTTGCGGCATTTGGCGGGCATTATCCTGCAAGAAAAAGTTTTCGGTTTTTTGCAAAGCCGCCCGAATACCCGTTTCGCCTAAGAATTTAATTAATGGTTTATTTTTTGGTAAACCCCGGTAGGCCCGGAACAAAGATAAACCACCTTCTTTTTCGTTCCCCTCTTTAAGTAAACGCTTAGATTCTACCAGGAAATTACCTACCACTTTCTTTTGTGCTTCAACCAGCATGGCAATCCGTGGTTTCAGATCATAAAATTCATGTTCATCGCCACGAGGTACCGGTCCCGAAATAATCAAAGGCGTACGAGCATCATCAATTAACACAGAGTCTACTTCGTCCACCATGGCATAGTGGTGTTTGCGTTGTACTAATTCATCAGGATTACGCGCCATGTTATCGCGCAGGTAATCAAACCCAAATTCATTATTAGTGCCATAGGTAATATCCGCCTGGTAAGCCCGGCGACGGTCATCGGTATTAGGCTGGTGTTTGTCAATGCAATCTATGGTTAGACCATGAAACTCGAACAAGGGGGCCATCCATTCGGAGTCGCGTTTAGCCAGGTAGTCGTTTACGGTAACAACGTGTACACCGCGTTTAGCTAAAGCATTCAGGAAGGCCGGCAAGGTAGCTACCAATGTTTTACCTTCACCGGTACCCATTTCAGCAATTTTACCTTGGTGCAATACTATCCCCCCAATTAACTGTACATCGTAGTGAAGCATGTCCCAGGTAATTTCGCTACCAGCAGCCATCCATTTATTAGCCCAAATGGCTTTATCTCCTTCTACACGCACATTAGGTTTGCGGGCAGCCATTGACCGATCCATTTCGGTGGCCGTAACTTCTAACTGGCCATTTTCTTTAAACCGGCGCGCCGTTTCTTTAACAATGGCAAATGCTTGCGGCAGCACCTCCATTAATACTAATTCCAGTTGTTTATTGCGCTCTTTTTCTAAAGAATCAATTTCAGAGAATATATTTTCTTTCTGCATAATGTCCAGTTCGGATTCATTTGCCACCCGTTGGTATAAAGCAGAAATTTTTGCATCCATTTCACTCAGCCGCTCATCAATGATGGATTTTACGGTCTGGGTTCTTTGCCGAAGTTCGTCATCTGTAATGGCAGCTAGTCTGGCATATTCTTCGTTGATTTGTCCCACGTAGGGAGTTACTTCTTTAATATCACGTTCGGATTTGGTGCCGAATATTTTGGCAACTGTTTTTCCAATAAAATCGAACATCGCTTGTCGTTAAAAATTAAAATAGATGTAGGTCAAAATTACAGGGTTTTTCTGAAATATCGGTACAAAGTGAGGTAAAACAATCCGGATTAGCCTCTTACCTGCTACCTATACGACAGAGCCTTGCTTGTTAATAACAAATAATTCGCCTAAATAATTTAGGTACTCAAATTATTATAGATGGTTTTGTATTAGGAATTAGTTTTTTACTTCTTAAATCGAATAAAATTTACTTTTACTCGATTACAACAGCCTTTATCGCTTCTAAGCCATTCATTTTTTGAAAATCTTGTTTTTTTTCACTAAGTTATTACTTATTACTTCTTCTTTATTTAACCTGACTAATCGTCAGGCAACAATCCAATAAACTTAGCTTTTTTGTTATTTTCTTAAATTTGGGAATTCATAAAAAAACCTGTACCGGCAATAATACCAGCACAGGTTAATCTTCAGCAAAGGTAAAATATTACTTCTCTGCTAGTTTAAGTTGTTCGCTTAATAATCCTTCTTTTAACGCATAGGAAGATACCCGAATTTTATTTAGTTCGTAGTTTTCCAATACATGATCAATTAAAACACAAGCCACCACAATCATATCTACGCGCATTTCAATCATACCCGGAATGGCTAAACGCTCCGAGTGTGTTTTCTTCAGAATCTCGTCGTAAATTTCGTAAAAATCAGATAAAGCTAAATCGGATTCGGTACAGGGGTCGCAGGAACGATCCAAACCTTTGCGTTTCACGTCAATATCGCAAAGCGTATCAAAAGTACCAGAAGAGCCAATTAAGGCACAAGGTTTATATTGGGCTATTGCTTCGGTTAAGGGCTGCAGTTGTTCTTCTAAAAACGCCATTTCTGCTTCCACATCAGCCGCTGCGATGGGGTCATTAATAAAAAACTTATCCATTAAGCGTTGAGCGCCAATTTCAAAACTTTGTTTCCAAAAAATAGTATCACCGTCGCAAATAATAAATTCTACACTGCCGCCGCCAATATCGATAATTAAGCTGCGTTCAGAACCTATTTCCAGAGCCGATTTTACACCGTAATAAATTAACTCAGCTTCGCGGTCGCCGGAAATAACTTCTACCTCAATACCCGCTTGCTCGTGAATGGCTGTTGTTAATTTAGTCCCGTTCGCTGCATTCCGAACGGCACTGGTTGCCACTGCTCTTACTTCCGAAACATTGTATTTATCTATTTCAGCTTTAAAGCTACTTATTGTTTGCAGAGCCCTTTCTACAGCATCCGGAGCGATTGCCCCCTGCGTAATTCCATCCTGGCCTAACTTTACTGATTCTTTCAGCTTTACTAAAGTTTCTGGTTCTCCAACCGGGTTAATTTCGGCAATTAATAAATGGAAGGTATTGGTACCCATATCAATAAGGGCAAGGCGGCGGTTTTTCATTTAGTTCCTATTATGTTGTACGAAACGGTGCTAAAGCGGTAAAAGGTTCCCAAAGGCAATTTACGTTGTGCCCTGTCCTGTAAATAAATTTCTCCTACTTCGTGGTGTGCTTTATCGTGATCTGTAAAATTTAAACGGATTAAGTTATCCAGGATTAAACCCGAGAATCCTAAGGAATACAAGTTAATGAGAAATAAATTATCTACAGGGTCTAGTAGTTGCGCGCATAATTTAATTAATTCGTTTAGCTCATCTTCCAGCTGCCATTTTTCGCCATTTGGCCCGCGCCCATAAGCCGGTGGGTCCAGAATTAAGCCTTGGTATTTGTTACCCCTTTTCACTTCTCGGCGCACAAATTTCATGGCATCTTCTACAATCCACCGGATTTGATTTAAGTTGCTGGCCTCCATATTTTCGCGGGCCCAGTAATTTACCTGCTTAACTGAATCCAAGTGCGTTACATCGGCTCCTGCTGCTTTGGCGGCCAGGGAAGCAGCTCCAGTATAAGCAAATAAATTTAATATTTTAGGTGGTTTGGTTTTTAGCTGTTTAGTAGCGTCGTAAATAAATTTCCAGTTGGGGTCCTGCTCCGGAAATAAACCCACGTGTTTAAACGAAGACAAGCCAAGCCGGAAACGTAACTTCATTTGCTGGTATTCATAATTAATAAACCATTGTTCGGCCATTCCTTTACGCAACTGCCATTGTCCTTTTTCGGTGCTCCCTTTTTCCCGTTTAAAAATTGCCTGGGCCAGCCGGCTCCATTCCGAAGGCGGTAAATGTTGGTCCCAAATAGCCTGCGGCTCGGGTCGGGCCAGGAAATAATCACCGAATCGTTCCAGCTTTTCAAAATTACCAGAATCTACCAATTCGTAATCGGGCCAATTGCTTACAGTAAGAAATGAATACATGAATATAATTTAATAAAATGTATAAGTGTTTAGCATAAAACCCTCAATATAATAAGTAATAAGTAATAAATTTTACCCGGATTCTAACTTAGTTTTAATGCTTTTTAGGCATTTATCAATGCAGCTATTTATATTAACTGTAAAAGTAATAATTCTATGTTGCATCTAACTTTATGCTTTACACTTATAAATTTGTTTACTCATTTAGCGTTTAACTTTACTCTAGCTTCTATTTTTTGTTGAAAGCTTAATTTTATTTTTTAGTTTAACCCCTATCATTCCTTAGCAGAAAAGAATAAACTTGCAGTTTCGTATTTAATTAAACCATGAACGTTACTTTTTATAAATACCAAGGCACCGGCAACGATTTTATTATGATTGATAACCGGCATTTATTTTTTGCAGCAGATAACGCCAATTTAATTGCCCAACTTTGCGAGCGCCGCATGGGAATAGGTGCCGACGGATTAATCTTATTACAAAATCGGGAAGGCTATGATTTTGAGATGGTGTACTTTAATGCCGATGGACGACCGGGTTCTATGTGCGGTAACGGTGGCCGCTGCACCGTACAGTTTGCTAAACAATTAGGTATAATCAAGGAAAAAGCTTTTTTCCTGGCGGCTGATGGCGATCATTATGCATCCGTAGATACTGCCGGGCAAATATCTTTAAAAATGAATGATGTACAACAAGTAGAAACGGGTGCGGATTATTATTACTTAAACACCGGCTCCCCGCATTATGTACAGTTTGTAGAGGCCCTGGAACAGTTAAACGTTTTTGCCGAAGGCCGCGACATCCGATACAACAATCGGTTTAAGCAGGAGGGAACGAACGTAAATTTTGCCCAATTACAACCTGAAATGCATTTATTTGTGCGCACTTACGAACGCGGTGTAGAAGATGAAACTTTTTCTTGTGGTACCGGCGTCACGGCTACTGCTTTAGCAGCGAGCTACAAAGGAGCCACCAGTCCGGTTTCGATTCGAACTTTAGGAGGCAATTTACAAGTAGCTTTTGAGGCAACTCCTACCGGCTTTACCAATATTTACTTAATTGGTCCGGCACAGTACGTTTTTACAGGTTTTATTGAGGTGTAATTGTTTTACTATACAGTATGTTTTTACAAAGCGAGCATATTTATTTACGGGCGCTGGAACCAGATGACCTGGAATTTTTATACAGCTTAGAAAATAACCCCGACATCTGGCAGGTAAGCAACACTACTACTCCCTACGCAAAACATGTATTACAACAATATTTAGAACAAGCTGCAGCTGATATCTTTTCTGTCAAACAATTACGGCTTCTCATCCACACGCATCAGCACCAGGCCGTTGGAGCAATCGATTTATTTGATTTTGAACCTCTCCACCAACGAGCAGGGTTAGGAATAGTAATTGCGCCAACCTACCGCCAACAGCACTATGCTACCGAAGCTTTACAGTTACTATTGAAATATTGTCGGGAACACTTATTGTTGCACCAGGTTTTTTGTTCTGTTAGCAGCAAAAATGTGAGCAGCTTACGTTTATTTGAAAAAGCAGAATTTTCGGT
Proteins encoded in this region:
- the dapF gene encoding diaminopimelate epimerase, coding for MNVTFYKYQGTGNDFIMIDNRHLFFAADNANLIAQLCERRMGIGADGLILLQNREGYDFEMVYFNADGRPGSMCGNGGRCTVQFAKQLGIIKEKAFFLAADGDHYASVDTAGQISLKMNDVQQVETGADYYYLNTGSPHYVQFVEALEQLNVFAEGRDIRYNNRFKQEGTNVNFAQLQPEMHLFVRTYERGVEDETFSCGTGVTATALAASYKGATSPVSIRTLGGNLQVAFEATPTGFTNIYLIGPAQYVFTGFIEV
- a CDS encoding class I SAM-dependent methyltransferase → MYSFLTVSNWPDYELVDSGNFEKLERFGDYFLARPEPQAIWDQHLPPSEWSRLAQAIFKREKGSTEKGQWQLRKGMAEQWFINYEYQQMKLRFRLGLSSFKHVGLFPEQDPNWKFIYDATKQLKTKPPKILNLFAYTGAASLAAKAAGADVTHLDSVKQVNYWARENMEASNLNQIRWIVEDAMKFVRREVKRGNKYQGLILDPPAYGRGPNGEKWQLEDELNELIKLCAQLLDPVDNLFLINLYSLGFSGLILDNLIRLNFTDHDKAHHEVGEIYLQDRAQRKLPLGTFYRFSTVSYNIIGTK
- a CDS encoding sporulation protein, with amino-acid sequence MKKIKINGLVLCFLVLISCARTPGTVSKSVTTAAAEDLSAFRPKFPAPPTETSNETKPVSEPVVSVTPTHHVNNRVLALIDTVANANKAIKYAQGYRILAYTGTERKTAMEMRRAIIDRIPEERDYLQYRQPTFRLKIGDYLNRIEAQQVLSRIKDISPNALIISDQINVNR
- a CDS encoding GNAT family N-acetyltransferase, producing the protein MFLQSEHIYLRALEPDDLEFLYSLENNPDIWQVSNTTTPYAKHVLQQYLEQAAADIFSVKQLRLLIHTHQHQAVGAIDLFDFEPLHQRAGLGIVIAPTYRQQHYATEALQLLLKYCREHLLLHQVFCSVSSKNVSSLRLFEKAEFSVVGTRQQWIRTAAGWQDIVEFQKILSE
- the deoC gene encoding deoxyribose-phosphate aldolase, which translates into the protein MKTNSHISDFNIASYIDHTLLRPDADERMIKQLCAEATTYQFAAVCVPPCYVKIAANTLVDSQVNIATVIGFPLGYQTAEVKFFEAHKALSAGASEIDMVLNLAAFKSDRLADVENEVGELATLCHLRGGLLKVIIETALLTEEEIIQACYLCAQAEADFVKTSTGFASRGATVADVELMRQYLPEKVRIKASGGIRDIAFAKELIQAGADRIGTSAGVQLMKYEKNQN
- the secA gene encoding preprotein translocase subunit SecA → MFDFIGKTVAKIFGTKSERDIKEVTPYVGQINEEYARLAAITDDELRQRTQTVKSIIDERLSEMDAKISALYQRVANESELDIMQKENIFSEIDSLEKERNKQLELVLMEVLPQAFAIVKETARRFKENGQLEVTATEMDRSMAARKPNVRVEGDKAIWANKWMAAGSEITWDMLHYDVQLIGGIVLHQGKIAEMGTGEGKTLVATLPAFLNALAKRGVHVVTVNDYLAKRDSEWMAPLFEFHGLTIDCIDKHQPNTDDRRRAYQADITYGTNNEFGFDYLRDNMARNPDELVQRKHHYAMVDEVDSVLIDDARTPLIISGPVPRGDEHEFYDLKPRIAMLVEAQKKVVGNFLVESKRLLKEGNEKEGGLSLFRAYRGLPKNKPLIKFLGETGIRAALQKTENFFLQDNARQMPQADEPLYFTIDEKNNNIELTEKGLDMITGQGEDPNFFIMPDIGTELASIENDKTISDEERLHRKEKLMNDFAEKSQRVHTINQLLKAYTLFEKDVEYIVTEDRKVKIVDEQTGRVMEGRRYSDGLHQAIEAKENVRVEDATQTYATVTLQNYFRMYHKLCGMTGTAETEAGEFWEIYKLDVVTIPTNRQVVREDRHDKVYKTVREKFNAVAEEIQELTSAGRPVLVGTTSVEISELVSRMLQIRKIPHQVLNAKLHQKEAEIVAEAGKPSTVTIATNMAGRGTDIKLTPESKHAGGLAIIGTERHESRRVDRQLRGRSGRQGDPGSSQFFVSLDDSLMRLFGSERIAKLMDRLGLEEGEVIQHSMISNSIERAQKKVEENNFGIRKRLLEYDDVMNAQREVVYRRRRNALYGERLELDIWNMIYDLSEDMVQNHKGSGDFDDFSLNIIRVFGFDTTIIASELASQSATDLTERLYNEALNFYLDKNKAIAEHSFPIITDIYQNRSMIETIAVPFTDGRKQITAMANLEKAYQTHSRELIKEMEKAITLATIDQAWTQHLREMDDLKQSVQNAVYEQKDPLLIYKFESFELFKRMIGKVNEETVSFLFKADIPVQRPEEVQEARQPRQPKAPALKIQKEEVHSVLEGPATEEAAEAQAVVKAVPARSHKVAGRNDKVSVQYNDGRIVRDVKYKSVEQDVLNHRCVIIED
- a CDS encoding Ppx/GppA phosphatase family protein; its protein translation is MKNRRLALIDMGTNTFHLLIAEINPVGEPETLVKLKESVKLGQDGITQGAIAPDAVERALQTISSFKAEIDKYNVSEVRAVATSAVRNAANGTKLTTAIHEQAGIEVEVISGDREAELIYYGVKSALEIGSERSLIIDIGGGSVEFIICDGDTIFWKQSFEIGAQRLMDKFFINDPIAAADVEAEMAFLEEQLQPLTEAIAQYKPCALIGSSGTFDTLCDIDVKRKGLDRSCDPCTESDLALSDFYEIYDEILKKTHSERLAIPGMIEMRVDMIVVACVLIDHVLENYELNKIRVSSYALKEGLLSEQLKLAEK